From one Triticum urartu cultivar G1812 chromosome 3, Tu2.1, whole genome shotgun sequence genomic stretch:
- the LOC125543237 gene encoding GDSL esterase/lipase At5g45920-like → MRPRLVLFGDSITEQSFAPGGWGAALAEQFARQADVVLRGLSGYNTRWALKVLDRAMEGAADGGADPAAVTVFFGANDATLPDQVQAHQHVPLGEYKDNLRAISAYFKNKWPSAAVILITPPPIHEPARIRDIYGDNDPSRQPERTNEAAGTYAQACIAVAKELGHPVIDIWTQIQQFPDWQTSALSDGLHFTPFGNKVLFDKVLKTLESVGFSQHSLRSDLPLFHEIDPKDPLKAFEI, encoded by the exons ATGCGGCCGCGGCTGGTGCTCTTCGGCGACTCGATCACCGAGCAGTCCTTTGCCCCCGGCGGCTGGGGCGCCGCCCTCGCGGAGCAGTTCGCGAGGCAG GCGGATGTGGTGCTGCGCGGCCTCAGCGGGTACAACACGCGCTGGGCGCTGAAGGTGCTGGACAGAGCCATGGAGGGGGCGGCCGACGGAGGCGCGGACCCGGCGGCGGTGACGGTCTTCTTCGGCGCCAACGACGCCACCCTGCCCGACCAGGTGCAGGCGCACCAGCACGTGCCGCTCGGGGAGTACAAGGACAACCTACGCGCCATCTCTGCGTACTTCAAG AATAAGTGGCCCTCCGCCGCCGTCATACTCATCACCCCTCCGCCGATCCACGAGCCGGCGAGGATTCG AGACATATATGGAGATAATGACCCTTCAAGACAGCCTGAAAGAACCAATGAAGCTGCTGGCACTTATGCACAGGCGTGCATAGCTGTTGCTAAAGAATTGGGTCATCCAGTTATAGACATCTGGACGCAGATACAGCAATTTCCTGATTGGCAAACGTCTGCATTAAG TGACGGGCTACATTTCACCCCGTTCGGGAACAAAGTTTTGTTCGACAAGGTGCTGAAGACACTGGAAAGTGTTGGTTTCAGCCAGCACAGTCTCCGGTCCGATCTCCCTCTCTTCCATGAAATTGACCCCAAGGACCCACTGAAAGCCTTTGAAATTTGA